The following proteins come from a genomic window of Polaribacter dokdonensis:
- the hisG gene encoding ATP phosphoribosyltransferase has protein sequence MSYLRIAVQKSGRLNEDSMRILKDIGISIDNGKDQLKASARDFPVEVFYLRNGDIPQYLRDGVVDAAIIGENILIEKGSDLDFVERLGFSKCKVSIAVPKDSKANSLKDLEGKRIATSYPETVKQFLAEQNIDAQLHIINGSVEIAPNIGLADGICDIVSSGSTLFKNGLKEIEVLLKSEAVLAVSPEIDEERKQILEKIQFRIQSVLKARNSKYVLLNAPNEKLDKILDLLPGMRSPTVLPLAEKGWSSVHTVISKNDFWNIIDELKANGAEGILVCPIEKMVL, from the coding sequence ATGAGTTACTTAAGAATTGCAGTACAAAAATCAGGAAGATTAAATGAAGATTCAATGAGAATCTTAAAAGACATTGGTATTTCTATAGATAATGGAAAAGACCAATTAAAAGCTTCAGCAAGAGACTTTCCTGTAGAAGTATTTTATCTGAGAAATGGAGATATTCCTCAATATTTAAGAGATGGAGTAGTAGATGCTGCTATTATTGGAGAAAATATTTTAATAGAAAAAGGAAGCGATTTAGATTTTGTAGAACGTTTAGGATTTTCTAAATGTAAAGTATCGATTGCAGTACCTAAAGATTCTAAGGCAAATTCTCTAAAAGATTTAGAAGGTAAAAGAATTGCTACTTCTTATCCAGAAACTGTAAAACAGTTTTTAGCAGAACAAAATATAGATGCGCAATTACACATCATTAATGGTTCTGTAGAAATTGCACCAAATATTGGTTTAGCAGATGGTATTTGTGATATTGTTTCAAGTGGAAGTACATTGTTTAAGAACGGTTTAAAAGAGATTGAAGTTCTTTTAAAATCAGAAGCAGTTTTAGCAGTTTCACCTGAAATAGATGAAGAAAGAAAGCAAATTTTAGAAAAAATACAATTTAGAATTCAGTCGGTTTTAAAAGCAAGAAATTCTAAATATGTATTGCTAAATGCACCAAATGAAAAATTAGATAAAATTTTAGATTTATTACCTGGTATGAGAAGCCCAACTGTATTACCATTGGCTGAAAAAGGTTGGAGTTCTGTACATACAGTAATTAGCAAAAATGATTTCTGGAATATTATTGATGAATTAAAAGCTAATGGAGCAGAAGGAATTTTAGTTTGCCCAATAGAAAAAATGGTGCTTTAA